One window of the Runella slithyformis DSM 19594 genome contains the following:
- a CDS encoding DUF7678 domain-containing protein → MEYLSRPMSEQEYVLRLKAERDYFLSLRTEQVINTALGWHGGKVGKYRFEVNVLKERSKLGIDYGRIFKLCIWDSSKGMANGCVALYDKGWEVKPYKDLEPYVNQILKKFN, encoded by the coding sequence ATGGAATATCTTTCAAGACCAATGAGCGAACAGGAATATGTCTTAAGGTTAAAAGCAGAGCGAGACTATTTTCTTAGCCTAAGAACGGAGCAAGTTATCAATACTGCCTTAGGTTGGCATGGGGGAAAAGTAGGGAAATACCGATTTGAGGTAAATGTTCTAAAAGAGCGTTCAAAACTCGGAATTGATTATGGGAGAATTTTTAAACTTTGCATTTGGGATAGCAGCAAAGGTATGGCGAATGGCTGTGTGGCACTGTATGATAAAGGTTGGGAAGTTAAACCATATAAGGATTTGGAACCTTACGTGAATCAAATATTGAAAAAATTTAACTAA
- a CDS encoding alpha/beta fold hydrolase, whose protein sequence is MFEKYFFLACLFFIGGLKNYVSVDYPYEVRYFSLMVENQPVKIAYMDEIPSTSNGRTIVLMHGKNFNGFYWKNVIPALVAKGYRVLVPDQLGWGKSDKPNIHYSFHLLAAVTKELMDSLKITKATVIGHSMGGMLASRFALLYPQTVEKLVLENPIGLEDYKTFVPYQPLDKLYSKEKSATYDSYKKYQQSYYPVWNTKYEPYVKAQAESLYDPAFPQIAQVNALTYEMIYEQPVVYELENITAPTLLIIGQADRTVVGKDLLSDAEKTKRGNYPALGKMAHQRIKGSRLIELEGVGHIPHVQDFERFSNALFAFL, encoded by the coding sequence ATGTTTGAAAAATATTTTTTCCTTGCCTGCCTGTTTTTTATCGGAGGTCTGAAAAATTATGTGAGCGTGGATTATCCCTATGAAGTACGTTATTTTTCGTTAATGGTCGAAAATCAGCCCGTTAAAATAGCGTACATGGATGAAATCCCAAGTACTTCCAATGGCAGAACCATTGTGTTGATGCACGGAAAAAACTTCAATGGATTTTATTGGAAAAATGTGATCCCTGCGCTTGTCGCTAAAGGCTACCGCGTGCTCGTCCCCGATCAATTGGGCTGGGGAAAATCTGATAAACCCAATATCCATTACAGTTTTCACCTGTTGGCGGCTGTCACAAAAGAGTTAATGGATTCCCTTAAAATAACCAAAGCTACGGTCATCGGTCATTCAATGGGGGGGATGCTGGCGAGTCGTTTTGCGCTGCTATATCCCCAAACGGTAGAAAAACTGGTGCTTGAAAACCCCATTGGATTGGAAGATTACAAAACGTTTGTACCTTATCAGCCGCTTGATAAGCTCTACAGCAAGGAAAAAAGTGCCACCTACGATTCGTATAAGAAGTATCAGCAAAGTTATTATCCCGTCTGGAATACGAAATACGAACCATACGTAAAAGCGCAGGCTGAATCGCTGTATGATCCCGCTTTCCCGCAGATAGCTCAGGTAAATGCCCTCACCTACGAGATGATCTACGAACAGCCGGTGGTCTATGAACTGGAGAATATTACAGCACCAACGCTGTTGATTATCGGACAGGCCGATCGAACAGTCGTAGGGAAAGATTTACTGAGCGATGCAGAAAAAACAAAGCGCGGGAATTATCCTGCCTTAGGAAAAATGGCCCATCAACGTATCAAAGGGTCGCGATTGATTGAGTTGGAGGGAGTCGGACACATTCCGCATGTGCAGGACTTTGAGCGATTCAGCAATGCCCTTTTTGCCTTTTTATAG
- a CDS encoding amidohydrolase family protein yields the protein MKNFLFFLILAPCTLFAQRPVDNRKREIVFKAVNVIPMDRERVIENQTVVVKNGRITALGSEGKVRFSKEALVIDAGGKYLTPGWAEIHAHVPPIDDLEPMKEVLMLYLANGITTIRGMLGHPKHLELRSRINDGSILGPHFYTTGPSFNGQTVKTAERGVEMVREQKAAGYDFLKLHPGLTKETFSAIAKTARQVGIPYVGHVSFNVGVWMAMEAKYSTIDHMDGFIEALTPGIDTLVEQETGLFGSWIAQRADVSLIPKLMTGLRTNSIRVVPTQALAERWLSPLPAEEYTNDPEMKYIKPEQLTAWVNAKNSYTANPNFSKAGAQKLIEIRRKLIYECRKNGVELLLGSDAPQIFNVPGFSIHREMKYLVDAGLTPYEALRTGTVNVASYLNQSDAGTVRVGNVSDLVLLTGNPLKDIGQTKNIEGVMIGTNWLSKEYFEKELKKIEKL from the coding sequence ATGAAAAACTTCCTCTTTTTCCTGATCTTGGCGCCCTGTACGTTGTTTGCACAGAGGCCTGTCGATAATCGAAAACGCGAAATTGTATTTAAAGCGGTCAATGTCATTCCGATGGATCGGGAGCGGGTCATTGAAAACCAGACCGTTGTGGTGAAGAATGGTCGAATAACGGCATTGGGCAGCGAGGGAAAGGTCAGGTTCAGTAAAGAAGCGCTGGTCATTGATGCCGGAGGGAAATATCTCACGCCCGGCTGGGCGGAAATTCACGCGCACGTTCCGCCGATCGATGACCTGGAGCCCATGAAAGAAGTACTCATGCTTTATTTGGCCAACGGAATCACTACCATCCGCGGTATGCTCGGTCATCCCAAACATCTTGAATTACGGAGCAGGATCAATGATGGGTCTATCCTTGGACCTCATTTTTATACGACCGGGCCTTCCTTCAACGGGCAGACGGTAAAAACTGCTGAGCGCGGAGTGGAGATGGTTCGTGAGCAGAAAGCAGCGGGCTATGATTTTTTGAAACTGCATCCGGGCCTGACCAAAGAAACATTTTCCGCCATTGCCAAAACTGCCCGACAGGTTGGCATCCCTTACGTCGGGCACGTCTCTTTTAATGTCGGTGTCTGGATGGCAATGGAGGCAAAATATTCGACCATTGACCACATGGATGGGTTTATTGAAGCTCTCACACCCGGCATTGATACGCTGGTCGAGCAGGAAACCGGTTTGTTTGGGTCTTGGATCGCGCAGCGGGCGGATGTGTCGCTGATTCCGAAACTGATGACCGGCTTACGCACGAACAGCATACGGGTCGTACCTACACAGGCACTGGCCGAGCGTTGGCTGTCGCCGCTGCCCGCCGAGGAATATACCAACGACCCTGAAATGAAATACATAAAGCCTGAACAGCTAACCGCTTGGGTAAATGCTAAGAATTCCTATACCGCCAATCCGAATTTTTCGAAGGCCGGCGCTCAAAAGCTCATCGAAATTCGTCGTAAATTAATTTATGAATGCCGCAAGAACGGAGTGGAATTGTTATTGGGCTCTGATGCTCCGCAGATTTTTAATGTGCCGGGCTTTTCCATTCACCGCGAAATGAAGTACCTGGTGGATGCCGGACTGACCCCCTACGAAGCCCTCCGCACCGGAACGGTCAATGTGGCTTCATACCTGAACCAATCTGATGCAGGAACAGTGAGGGTCGGGAACGTGTCGGACTTGGTACTGCTGACCGGCAATCCTCTGAAAGATATCGGACAAACCAAGAATATTGAAGGAGTGATGATCGGCACGAATTGGCTTTCGAAAGAGTATTTTGAGAAAGAATTAAAAAAAATAGAAAAACTGTAA
- a CDS encoding PAS domain-containing sensor histidine kinase, with protein sequence MEFLNSDFMNEMQLAGVFMCRLIKNMPDNTLDLLIYHQNSKITESADLLGLVQGNRLSSLKNAGIFLSADFWQNIEHRGVAASAFTADGFHFQLHVFEADDNYLLNVYRKAIEPLDTKSRSLPTEADTAREGMPFDMIGVATDVTESTLSGLTLSESEKRYRFLVNNLKEVIFQTDLQFNLLFLSPTWLKWIEVEVEAALHNNPLNYIHPEDVVLCRQKLDELVQRTIDYSLLEIRYLNKAEGYKWIEVFAKLTFDELKRPNGIIGTIYNISERKKMEMELKEREERFKAIFNSTFQFIALTDVEGNILEINKTALEARGVSYEELIGKPFWETTPGRSYKRVEQLKESFQLAAQGQTIQFEIEVLDRDQGLKAIDFAIRPIKDDQGTVIMLLPEGRDISETKRAQAAVIESEQRFRDIAENVDEVFWIRDLNSPRFQYINSTYERITGKTLQSLYENPMSFLDFVLKEDQQTIAELFQANAEEDTEMGFRVINKEGQLRWFMGRIFVIKDGRGVIRKRIGLARDVTPQKEKEQLLIEMLEKEKELNKMKSQFVSFVSHEFRTPLTTIQSSAELIEHYLFNNQADSGIVNATKIKHHIEVIHTKIAMITELLTDTLTLNQIEAGKITFDPKPLNPVECIQNMLSEFFSDRPDRRIVRMEITGTPVPVYLDGKLINRALINVLTNAFKFSNHDIELRLSFEKRQMKIEVLDRGIGIPEEDIPKLFSTFFRASNAGKVPGTGLGLQITKHLIDLHRGKIGLTSQLGRGTSVSIFIPLP encoded by the coding sequence ATGGAGTTCCTTAATTCCGATTTTATGAATGAAATGCAATTGGCAGGGGTATTTATGTGCCGGCTTATCAAAAATATGCCTGACAACACCCTCGACCTTTTGATTTATCACCAAAATTCCAAGATTACTGAAAGTGCTGATCTGTTAGGGCTTGTTCAAGGCAATCGACTATCTTCCCTCAAAAATGCAGGCATCTTCCTTTCGGCTGATTTTTGGCAAAACATTGAGCACCGGGGTGTAGCGGCTTCCGCCTTTACGGCCGATGGGTTTCATTTTCAGTTGCACGTCTTTGAGGCGGATGATAACTACCTGCTTAACGTGTATCGAAAAGCAATTGAGCCTCTTGATACAAAATCCCGAAGTTTGCCTACAGAGGCAGATACTGCCCGGGAGGGTATGCCGTTTGATATGATCGGTGTAGCAACGGACGTAACGGAATCTACTTTATCCGGACTTACATTATCGGAAAGCGAAAAAAGGTATCGCTTTCTGGTCAATAACCTCAAAGAAGTCATCTTTCAAACCGATCTTCAGTTCAATTTATTGTTTCTTAGCCCTACTTGGTTAAAATGGATAGAGGTTGAGGTAGAGGCGGCATTGCACAATAACCCTTTAAACTATATACATCCGGAGGATGTCGTATTGTGCCGTCAAAAACTTGATGAATTAGTACAGAGAACGATTGATTACAGTTTGCTGGAAATCAGATATTTGAATAAGGCAGAGGGCTACAAGTGGATTGAGGTTTTTGCAAAGCTGACCTTTGATGAACTCAAGCGCCCAAACGGTATCATTGGTACAATCTACAATATCAGTGAGCGAAAAAAAATGGAGATGGAATTAAAGGAACGGGAAGAACGCTTCAAGGCCATTTTTAATTCAACGTTCCAGTTCATTGCGTTGACTGATGTGGAGGGAAATATATTGGAAATCAATAAGACCGCTTTAGAAGCACGAGGAGTGTCGTATGAAGAGCTCATTGGAAAACCTTTCTGGGAAACTACTCCGGGTAGGTCCTATAAAAGGGTTGAACAACTGAAAGAGAGCTTTCAGTTGGCAGCCCAGGGACAAACAATACAATTTGAAATTGAGGTGCTGGATAGGGATCAAGGACTAAAGGCGATAGATTTTGCCATCAGACCCATTAAAGATGATCAGGGAACGGTGATAATGTTGCTCCCGGAAGGGCGAGATATCAGTGAGACGAAAAGAGCACAGGCCGCAGTAATTGAAAGTGAGCAGCGTTTTCGGGACATAGCCGAAAATGTAGACGAGGTTTTTTGGATACGTGACTTAAACAGCCCCCGATTTCAATACATTAACTCAACTTACGAACGAATTACGGGAAAAACGCTGCAGAGCCTCTATGAAAATCCAATGTCATTTTTGGATTTTGTATTGAAGGAAGACCAACAAACCATAGCGGAATTATTTCAGGCCAATGCTGAAGAGGATACAGAGATGGGTTTTAGGGTCATCAATAAAGAAGGACAGTTACGCTGGTTTATGGGGCGGATATTTGTCATAAAAGACGGTAGAGGTGTTATCCGGAAACGCATTGGGCTTGCCAGAGATGTTACGCCGCAAAAAGAAAAAGAGCAGTTGCTGATTGAAATGCTTGAAAAGGAAAAGGAATTGAATAAAATGAAGTCTCAGTTTGTTTCCTTCGTTTCGCATGAATTCAGAACCCCGCTCACCACCATTCAATCGAGCGCCGAGCTTATTGAGCATTATCTTTTTAATAATCAGGCTGATTCGGGAATAGTGAACGCGACAAAGATCAAACACCATATAGAGGTGATTCACACGAAAATAGCCATGATTACCGAGTTGTTGACCGATACGCTCACCCTAAATCAAATTGAAGCAGGTAAGATAACGTTTGACCCCAAACCGTTGAATCCGGTCGAATGTATACAGAATATGCTGTCGGAATTTTTTAGTGATCGCCCTGACCGGCGCATTGTCCGAATGGAGATCACAGGAACTCCTGTCCCGGTTTATTTAGATGGAAAGTTGATCAATCGAGCGCTGATCAATGTACTTACCAACGCTTTCAAATTTTCAAACCATGATATTGAACTACGACTTTCATTTGAAAAGCGGCAGATGAAAATAGAAGTACTGGACCGGGGTATTGGCATACCTGAAGAGGATATACCTAAACTTTTCAGCACGTTTTTCAGGGCGTCCAATGCAGGCAAGGTGCCCGGAACCGGCCTTGGCTTACAAATAACCAAACATCTCATAGACTTACACCGGGGGAAAATTGGGCTGACCAGTCAGCTCGGTCGCGGAACATCTGTCAGTATTTTTATTCCTTTGCCCTGA
- a CDS encoding single-stranded DNA-binding protein, with amino-acid sequence MNKVTLIGNVGNEVIVRNFDNGKLASFTMATTESYTNKDNEEVKNTTWHNIVAFGKVADVCRRMVTKGKRLSIEGKINYRTYKNKKDKMIYVTEIQVYKIEEVEKN; translated from the coding sequence ATGAACAAGGTAACATTGATTGGCAACGTAGGTAACGAAGTGATTGTACGCAACTTCGACAACGGTAAATTGGCGTCTTTCACCATGGCAACCACTGAAAGCTACACCAATAAAGACAATGAAGAAGTAAAAAACACCACTTGGCACAATATCGTGGCGTTTGGCAAGGTAGCGGACGTATGCAGGCGAATGGTGACTAAAGGGAAACGGCTTTCCATCGAAGGAAAGATCAACTACCGGACGTACAAAAATAAAAAGGATAAAATGATCTACGTAACCGAGATTCAGGTCTATAAAATTGAAGAGGTGGAAAAAAACTAG
- a CDS encoding PVC-type heme-binding CxxCH protein, producing the protein MSLTRFFIPLIVVFSGVLHDGNAQQTSKPDTTRFDRDYALEASMVGYFSPDGARNPTLKANKGDRVRITITNAELMTHDIALEKMAIKSKTILEKGMSTTLIFTADKSDTYYCSVPGHRAAGMVGRFEVVEGVISTAVMQGMIPQKDGRPLNLNFETGTLKDWSATGTAFTEPLITEDPSPMHEKDMKIGFEGKYFLSSGGTVNAKSTGTLTSVPFKVTHPFAAFRVSGGALEDTRVELLLAGTHEIIFHITGQGRANLQPVVVDLQRYLNQDIYIKLIDNETGISQIPYIPHDKWAHINFDDFLFYPTRPEFPNELKQKDIIILPPLDPVLNAGLSGVEAAKAMTPPKGFKITLAAAEPDVVRPICFTIDAKNRLWVVEGHTYPVPAPEGQGKDRILIFEDTNGDGTLDKRKVFMEGLNLVSGIEVGMGGVWLGAAPYLLFIPIDAKNDKPAGPIQKLLDGWGMQDTHETLNSLRWGPDGWLYGTHGVFTHSKVGKPGAPDAERTKINAGVWRYHPTTHQFEVFAEGTSNPWGIDFNDYGQPFITACVIPHMYHIIQNARYQRQAGQHFNPYTYDDIKTAADHVHWVGERGPHAGNFRSAAKGGGHAHAGAMIYLGGSWPEEYRNDIFMNNINGARFNRDHPERSGSGYTVQHRPDFMAMNDSWSQWLNFKYDAGGSVFAIDWYDKNQCHSPNPDVHDKTMGRIFKISHENDKWVQADLSKASSMELVNYQLHANDWYVRQARTILQERGPDKKVHKALKEILAQNPDATRKLRALWALHVTKGLTEKEMVDLLANDNEYVRSWSIQLLAENKTVSPETLKRFAELAKNDNSALVRLYLTSAMIRIEPSQRWEVLEALTQKAEDKDDHNLPLMLWYASEPLSVVDTKRALQMAEMSKLPKLLPYTIQRVTAFGTEDSKKLLKDLKDRLGKSHSHANHESQRLLDEAVGK; encoded by the coding sequence ATGTCTCTTACTCGCTTTTTTATTCCATTGATTGTCGTCTTTTCTGGCGTACTTCATGATGGCAACGCCCAACAAACTTCCAAACCGGACACCACTCGCTTCGACCGCGACTATGCGTTGGAAGCTTCGATGGTCGGTTATTTCAGTCCGGATGGAGCACGCAACCCTACACTCAAAGCCAATAAAGGCGACAGGGTGCGGATCACAATCACCAATGCGGAGCTAATGACCCACGACATCGCGTTGGAAAAAATGGCGATAAAAAGTAAGACTATTCTGGAAAAGGGAATGAGCACGACCCTCATTTTTACGGCCGATAAAAGCGATACCTATTACTGCTCGGTCCCCGGCCACCGAGCCGCCGGCATGGTCGGACGTTTTGAGGTAGTGGAAGGTGTCATTTCAACGGCCGTCATGCAGGGAATGATACCCCAAAAAGACGGACGCCCCTTAAACCTCAATTTTGAGACCGGCACCTTAAAAGATTGGTCTGCTACGGGCACTGCTTTCACGGAGCCGCTGATCACGGAAGACCCTTCGCCAATGCATGAGAAAGACATGAAAATCGGATTTGAGGGGAAATACTTTCTCAGTAGCGGCGGTACGGTCAATGCGAAATCAACCGGAACCCTAACGTCCGTTCCCTTTAAAGTTACCCACCCTTTCGCGGCCTTCCGGGTTTCGGGCGGTGCCTTAGAAGACACTCGGGTTGAACTGCTTTTGGCCGGAACCCATGAGATCATTTTTCACATTACCGGGCAGGGCCGCGCCAATCTTCAACCGGTGGTCGTAGACCTGCAACGGTATTTAAACCAAGATATTTACATCAAACTCATTGACAACGAGACCGGTATTTCACAAATCCCGTACATCCCACACGATAAATGGGCCCATATCAATTTTGACGACTTCCTCTTCTACCCTACCCGTCCGGAGTTTCCCAACGAACTCAAACAAAAAGACATCATCATCCTGCCGCCGCTTGACCCCGTACTGAATGCCGGGCTGTCAGGCGTAGAAGCAGCCAAAGCCATGACGCCGCCCAAAGGCTTTAAAATCACCCTGGCAGCGGCCGAGCCCGATGTGGTTCGCCCGATCTGTTTTACCATTGATGCCAAAAACCGGCTTTGGGTGGTGGAAGGGCATACCTATCCCGTTCCCGCTCCCGAAGGACAGGGAAAAGACCGTATTTTGATCTTTGAAGATACCAACGGCGACGGTACCCTCGACAAACGAAAAGTGTTTATGGAAGGCCTGAATCTGGTCAGCGGCATCGAAGTAGGCATGGGAGGCGTGTGGTTGGGAGCCGCTCCTTACTTATTATTTATACCGATCGACGCCAAAAATGACAAACCCGCCGGGCCCATTCAAAAGCTGTTGGATGGCTGGGGTATGCAGGATACGCACGAAACGTTGAACAGTCTGCGCTGGGGGCCTGATGGCTGGCTCTACGGTACCCACGGGGTGTTTACCCATTCCAAGGTGGGAAAACCCGGCGCTCCCGATGCCGAACGAACGAAAATCAACGCGGGCGTATGGCGGTATCATCCTACCACTCATCAGTTTGAAGTATTTGCCGAAGGCACCAGCAATCCATGGGGCATTGATTTTAACGATTACGGTCAACCTTTCATTACGGCCTGTGTGATTCCGCACATGTACCATATCATTCAAAATGCGCGCTATCAGCGGCAAGCCGGACAGCATTTTAATCCGTACACTTACGACGACATCAAAACCGCCGCCGACCATGTTCACTGGGTGGGCGAACGCGGACCCCATGCGGGCAATTTTCGCTCGGCAGCCAAAGGGGGCGGTCATGCCCATGCCGGCGCGATGATCTATTTGGGCGGCTCCTGGCCGGAGGAATACCGCAATGATATTTTCATGAACAACATCAACGGGGCGCGTTTCAACCGAGACCATCCTGAGCGGAGCGGTTCAGGATACACCGTGCAGCACAGACCCGATTTCATGGCGATGAACGATTCGTGGTCGCAGTGGCTCAATTTTAAATACGACGCAGGCGGTTCCGTATTTGCCATCGACTGGTACGATAAAAACCAATGCCACAGCCCCAACCCGGACGTTCATGACAAAACCATGGGGCGCATCTTCAAGATTTCGCACGAAAACGACAAATGGGTACAGGCTGATTTGAGTAAGGCATCTTCCATGGAATTGGTTAACTATCAGTTGCATGCCAACGATTGGTACGTACGTCAGGCCAGAACGATTTTGCAGGAGCGCGGTCCCGATAAAAAAGTACACAAAGCGCTGAAAGAAATTCTTGCCCAAAACCCCGATGCCACCCGCAAACTCCGCGCTTTGTGGGCTTTGCACGTGACCAAAGGCTTGACGGAGAAAGAAATGGTTGATTTATTAGCCAATGACAACGAATACGTCAGAAGTTGGAGCATTCAGTTGTTAGCTGAAAACAAGACCGTTTCCCCTGAAACCCTCAAACGCTTTGCCGAACTGGCAAAAAATGACAATTCCGCACTCGTGAGACTGTATCTCACCTCGGCCATGATTCGAATCGAACCCTCTCAGCGATGGGAAGTGTTGGAAGCCCTGACTCAAAAAGCGGAAGACAAAGACGATCATAACCTGCCATTGATGTTATGGTACGCGTCAGAACCATTATCTGTGGTGGATACCAAACGGGCACTCCAAATGGCCGAAATGTCCAAACTGCCGAAACTATTGCCTTACACCATTCAGCGGGTCACGGCGTTCGGTACCGAAGATTCCAAAAAATTACTGAAAGACCTCAAAGACCGATTGGGCAAATCGCACTCGCACGCGAACCATGAAAGTCAAAGGCTGTTGGACGAAGCTGTGGGGAAATAA
- a CDS encoding PQQ-dependent sugar dehydrogenase, producing MNKVSVYIIILFILFTLAISCKGQTSGMISKETRTTMKIGTPDSLPKPFSTKSVTNFSKVIGWQGGQAPVAPKGFTVTKFADNFYNPRWIYVADNGDIFVAESNTELKGVKKAAAQFSGKLKSQNMGESANRITLLRDADNNGVPEKRFVFLENLQQPLGMLVLNNKFYVANTDALWIYDYTPGTTKLTKSGKKILDLPAGGYNNHWTRNIIANKDGSKIYISVGSGSNVGENGMEHEVRRANILEINPDGSGERIYASGLRNPVGMDWATGTNTLWTAVNERDGLGDDLVPDYITSVKEGGFYGWPYAYFGQNPDPRMKDDPHPELVQKTIVPDVPVGAHTASLGLTFYDGNAFPAKYRNGAFVGQHGSWNRSKLSGYKVVFVPFSNGRPSGKPEDFLTGFIADASKSEVRGRPVCVAVLKDGSLLITDDASNTLWRVKATARNDE from the coding sequence ATGAATAAGGTTAGCGTTTACATTATCATTCTGTTCATCCTGTTTACATTGGCTATTTCCTGCAAAGGCCAAACTTCCGGCATGATCTCTAAAGAAACCCGGACCACCATGAAAATTGGCACTCCGGATTCCTTGCCCAAGCCCTTCAGTACCAAATCGGTGACTAATTTCAGCAAAGTGATCGGATGGCAGGGCGGACAGGCCCCCGTAGCTCCCAAGGGGTTTACGGTAACCAAATTTGCTGATAATTTTTATAATCCGCGTTGGATTTACGTAGCCGACAACGGTGATATTTTCGTGGCGGAATCCAATACGGAATTGAAGGGCGTAAAAAAAGCAGCGGCTCAGTTTTCCGGCAAACTCAAATCTCAGAACATGGGCGAAAGCGCCAATCGCATCACCCTGCTCAGAGATGCAGATAACAACGGAGTTCCGGAAAAACGCTTTGTGTTTCTGGAAAACCTTCAGCAACCTCTGGGAATGCTGGTGTTGAATAATAAATTTTATGTGGCCAATACCGACGCGTTATGGATATATGACTACACACCGGGAACCACTAAATTAACAAAAAGTGGAAAAAAAATCCTTGACTTGCCCGCCGGTGGCTACAACAATCACTGGACGCGCAATATCATTGCCAATAAGGACGGATCAAAAATATACATCAGTGTAGGCTCGGGCAGTAATGTGGGTGAAAACGGTATGGAACATGAAGTGCGTCGGGCAAATATTCTCGAAATCAACCCCGACGGAAGCGGAGAACGAATCTATGCTTCAGGATTACGCAATCCTGTCGGGATGGACTGGGCAACGGGCACCAATACCTTGTGGACGGCCGTAAACGAACGGGATGGGCTGGGCGATGACCTTGTTCCGGATTATATCACAAGCGTAAAAGAAGGCGGGTTTTACGGGTGGCCGTATGCGTATTTCGGACAAAACCCCGATCCCCGTATGAAAGATGACCCGCATCCGGAACTCGTCCAAAAAACGATTGTGCCCGATGTACCTGTGGGCGCGCATACGGCATCGTTAGGATTGACTTTTTACGATGGCAACGCTTTCCCGGCCAAATACCGTAACGGTGCTTTTGTGGGACAACACGGTTCCTGGAATCGGTCGAAACTCTCGGGCTACAAAGTCGTATTTGTGCCTTTTTCCAATGGTCGTCCTTCGGGCAAACCGGAAGATTTCTTAACAGGGTTTATTGCCGATGCGTCCAAAAGCGAAGTTCGCGGACGCCCCGTCTGTGTTGCCGTATTGAAGGATGGGTCGTTATTGATCACCGACGATGCATCCAATACCCTCTGGCGGGTAAAGGCGACCGCGCGAAACGACGAATAA
- a CDS encoding BamA/TamA family outer membrane protein, with product MPICQRLLPILCLCLSISVWGQDSRFRRFIQKAISDTTAPGQPSYRFYPTLAYAPETGFEFGLSSLLLFQAKRDTLNRLSEVQVFGFGTVKGQYGLWIDNAVYGDKDRWFVLGRMRFQKFPLLYFGIGPKPPGKEPALIDANYLLFRQRVLRKIIPNLFIGPELDYQQLYNTSFLQPENYLYEKPLGTDGTLNIGLGAALVFDNRHNVLNVRKGFFGELSFLSYQPHLGSEYAFHGISADVRSFRPIGRRNVLAWQVYGNFFRGNIPFNQLAMMGGEMIMRGYYSGRYRDKNMLAAQIEHRWLPLGFSKRFGAAVFAGAAAVAPTIGTFTTKHIRTSGGVGLRYLLFPKKDIYLRLDVGFSEDGPNFYLFTGEAF from the coding sequence ATGCCGATCTGCCAAAGACTCCTCCCGATACTCTGTTTGTGTTTGTCAATTTCTGTATGGGGTCAGGATAGCCGGTTCAGGCGTTTTATCCAAAAAGCCATTTCCGACACCACCGCCCCCGGACAGCCCAGCTACCGGTTTTATCCTACGCTGGCGTATGCACCGGAGACCGGCTTTGAGTTTGGGCTTTCCTCTCTGTTGCTTTTTCAGGCAAAAAGGGATACCCTCAACCGTCTGAGCGAAGTACAGGTTTTTGGCTTTGGTACCGTGAAAGGGCAATACGGTTTGTGGATTGATAATGCTGTCTACGGAGATAAGGACCGATGGTTCGTACTGGGTCGAATGCGCTTTCAGAAATTTCCGCTGCTGTATTTCGGCATAGGCCCCAAACCGCCCGGAAAAGAGCCCGCACTGATCGACGCAAATTATCTTTTGTTTAGACAAAGGGTATTACGGAAGATCATCCCCAATCTTTTTATCGGCCCCGAGCTTGACTACCAGCAATTGTATAATACTTCATTTCTACAACCCGAAAATTACCTGTATGAAAAACCTTTAGGTACCGACGGCACCCTAAATATTGGCCTCGGTGCCGCATTGGTATTTGATAACCGGCACAATGTTCTGAATGTACGAAAAGGCTTTTTTGGCGAACTTTCCTTTTTGAGCTACCAACCCCACCTTGGCAGTGAATATGCTTTTCACGGTATCAGCGCAGATGTGCGTTCCTTCCGGCCCATCGGCCGACGTAATGTGCTTGCCTGGCAGGTGTACGGAAACTTTTTCCGGGGCAACATCCCCTTTAACCAGTTGGCAATGATGGGCGGAGAGATGATCATGCGGGGGTATTATTCGGGGCGTTATCGCGACAAAAACATGCTGGCGGCCCAAATAGAGCACCGATGGCTGCCTTTGGGATTCAGTAAACGATTTGGAGCAGCAGTCTTTGCGGGTGCCGCGGCAGTAGCCCCCACGATCGGTACTTTTACCACCAAACACATCCGCACTTCCGGTGGTGTAGGGCTGCGGTATCTGCTTTTTCCCAAGAAGGATATCTATCTCCGGTTAGATGTCGGCTTCTCGGAAGACGGGCCCAACTTTTATTTATTTACGGGCGAAGCCTTCTGA